A region of Spodoptera frugiperda isolate SF20-4 chromosome 26, AGI-APGP_CSIRO_Sfru_2.0, whole genome shotgun sequence DNA encodes the following proteins:
- the LOC118264297 gene encoding synaptogyrin: protein MDATGAYGGGKAGGAFDPQQFIQRPPVIVRAVCWLFSVIVMGCISAKGWRTGEDGKEHCVYNDDTNACNYGVGISVIAFIASIGFIAGEYLFEQMSSVKTRKHYVLADMGFSAFWAFLYFVGFCYLSNAWGKTDNPPVGTANNMQGAIAFCFFSIFAWVACAFFAFQRFRVGADAAFAPAYEVEGAVGSPGAFPAYPSAPDPQPAYSDPPFSQTHASGNIDYTAPTY, encoded by the exons ATGGACGCGACCGGGGCGTACGGCGGCGGCAAGGCCGGGGGCGCCTTCGATCCCCAGCAATTCATCCAGAGACCTCCCGTGATTGTCAGGGCGGTTTGTTGG CTCTTCAGCGTGATAGTGATGGGCTGCATATCAGCCAAGGGTTGGCGCACAGGAGAGGACGGCAAGGAGCACTGCGTATACAACGATGACACGAACGCCTGCAACTATGGCGTCGGCATCTCCGTGATCGCGTTCATAGCTTCCATCGGCTTCATCGCTGGCGAGTACCTCTTCGAGCAAATGTCTTCGGTGAAGACCAGGAAGCACTACGTACTGGCTGATATGGGATTTTCTG cATTCTGGGCGTTCCTATACTTCGTCGGGTTCTGCTACCTGTCTAACGCGTGGGGCAAGACCGACAACCCTCCGGTGGGCACCGCCAACAACATGCAGGGAGCCATCGCCTTCTGTTTCTTCTCCATCTTTGCTTGG GTGGCCTGTGCATTCTTCGCGTTCCAGCGGTTCCGTGTGGGCGCTGACGCGGCGTTCGCGCCGGCGTACGAGGTAGAGGGCGCTGTGGGCAGCCCCGGCGCCTTCCCCGCGTACCCGTCCGCCCCCGACCCGCAGCCCGCCTACAGCGACCCGCCATTCTCGCAGACACATGCCTCTG